In Crassostrea angulata isolate pt1a10 chromosome 6, ASM2561291v2, whole genome shotgun sequence, a genomic segment contains:
- the LOC128189427 gene encoding RING finger protein 151-like: MGFDLGRFLGEVNDGLLCCICRDVLEDPVQAPCEHAYCRRCIEGWLANETRCPEDRKNLPLSNLKPLFRYMKNDLDNLQIRCINVTRGCSHVSSLEVLATHESECPRGSVECPNGNCPLSVSREDLAKHLEDCGFRAKECPKGCGILMVTRDDNEHNCIYELKTAIDILRSEMFCKIDEQKREMELRLNTQRCHMVQKESSMQAQVVELKTEVSRLSQKIKLLMELEVKRRQDTERLELEKRELMDLLRRNQNETGNTSGDKRPSTRKVTAL; encoded by the coding sequence ATGGGATTCGACCTCGGGCGCTTCCTAGGGGAGGTTAACGACGGTCTTCTGTGTTGTATTTGCCGCGATGTCCTAGAAGACCCAGTCCAAGCACCTTGCGAGCATGCGTACTGTCGAAGGTGCATCGAAGGATGGCTTGCAAACGAAACAAGGTGCCCGGAAGACAGGAAGAACCTACCGCTTTCGAACCTTAAACCTTTGTTCCGTTATATGAAGAACGATCTGGACAACCTACAAATTCGTTGTATTAATGTGACTCGGGGCTGCAGTCACGTTAGTTCGCTTGAGGTCCTTGCGACCCACGAGTCGGAGTGCCCCCGTGGTTCGGTTGAGTGCCCAAATGGTAACTGTCCTCTCTCTGTGTCAAGAGAAGACCTGGCCAAGCATTTAGAGGACTGTGGGTTTCGCGCCAAGGAATGTCCGAAAGGCTGCGGCATACTGATGGTCACACGGGACGACAATGAACACAACTGTATCTACGAGCTGAAAACCGCCATTGATATCCTGCGCTCTGAGATGTTCTGTAAGATTGACGAACAGAAACGTGAAATGGAACTGAGGCTGAACACTCAAAGGTGTCACATGGTACAGAAAGAGTCCTCCATGCAGGCTCAGGTGGTTGAGTTAAAGACCGAGGTTTCTAGACTTTCTCAAAAAATAAAGCTTCTGATGGAACTGGAGGTCAAGCGCCGACAAGACACAGAGAGATTGGAACTTGAAAAGCGTGAGTTGATGGACTTACTTCGCCGGAACCAGAACGAGACTGGAAATACTTCCGGTGACAAGCGACCTTCAACTAGGAAAGTAACCGCACTGTAA